Proteins from a single region of Stigmatella erecta:
- a CDS encoding aspartate/glutamate racemase family protein gives MGGMGPLASAEFLKTLYEENRFEVEQEAPACLLLSDPNVPDRTDAIVRGEEEPVTRWLEFTLRRMQNLGARRVVIACITMHHFLKCVSPPLRDLTVSLVDMALDEVLASGKRWLLLTSRGTRNAGIFERSERWQQAAPFLVWPSEADQDELHGVIYRLKKHGEVAQAAELCERLVRGYGVDGFIAGCTEFHLVTKHLQLQPPQARLQSIDPLFLVANRMPSLVSR, from the coding sequence GTGGGAGGCATGGGGCCCTTGGCCTCGGCGGAGTTCCTGAAGACGCTTTACGAGGAAAACCGGTTCGAGGTGGAGCAGGAGGCCCCGGCCTGCTTGCTCCTGTCGGACCCGAACGTGCCCGATCGCACCGACGCGATCGTCCGGGGCGAGGAGGAGCCGGTCACGCGCTGGCTGGAGTTCACCTTGCGCCGCATGCAGAACCTCGGCGCGCGCCGGGTGGTGATCGCCTGCATCACCATGCACCACTTCCTCAAGTGCGTCTCCCCGCCGCTGCGCGACCTGACGGTCTCGCTCGTAGACATGGCGCTCGACGAGGTGCTCGCCTCCGGGAAACGCTGGCTGCTGCTCACCAGCCGGGGCACGCGCAACGCGGGCATCTTCGAGCGCAGTGAGCGCTGGCAGCAAGCCGCGCCCTTCCTGGTGTGGCCCAGCGAGGCGGACCAGGACGAACTCCACGGCGTCATCTACCGCCTCAAGAAGCACGGTGAGGTGGCCCAAGCCGCCGAACTGTGCGAGCGGCTGGTTCGCGGCTACGGCGTGGACGGCTTCATCGCCGGGTGCACCGAGTTTCACCTCGTCACCAAGCACCTGCAGCTTCAGCCGCCTCAGGCACGGCTCCAGAGCATCGATCCGCTCTTCCTGGTGGCGAACCGCATGCCGTCGCTCGTCTCACGCTGA